The genomic window GTTGATGGGCGTCCAATACCAAGTTCTTCTAACGTTTTTACGAGTCGTGCCTCCGTATAACGCGGAGGTGGCTGGGTAAAGTGTTGATTTGGATTAAGCTCTTGTTTTTCAACGATTTCACTTTCTTGCAAGTCAGGAAGAAGACGATCTTCTTCTTTTTTGTTATCGTCATTTCCTTCAATATACACTTTCATGAAACCTGGAAATTTTAGCTTTGAGCCGTTTGCACGAAAAATAACACCATTATTTTCTAAATCTACGGTCATTGTATCCATTACAGCAGGTGCCATTTCACTTGCAACAAGGCGTTCCCATACTAAGCGATATAAGCGTAACTGATCTCGAGACAAATATTCCTTCATTTGCTTAGGCTCATACATCACAGACGTTGGGCGAATCGCTTCGTGCGCATCCTGGGTTTTCTTATCTTGCTTTTGCTTTTGCACTTCTTTTTTCGTATACTCTTCGCCATAATTTTTCTGAATGTACTCAAACGTCTCTTGTTTTGCAGTATCAGAAATTCTTGTAGAGTCTGTTCGCATATAGGTAATGAGACCAACCGTTCCTTGCTTTCCTAAATCAATCCCTTCATAAAGTTGCTGGGCAATAAGCATGGTTTTCTTTGCTCTAAAATTCAGCTTACGAGCAGCTTCTTGCTGTAAGGAAGAGGTTGTAAACGGTGCAACAGGATTTCGTTTGCGCTCACGTTTTTTCACTTCAGCGATACGAAAATTGGCTCCACTCAATGTGCCGAGAACATGATTAACGTCTTCTTCGGTAGAAAGTGTCTCTTTGTTTCCGTTTATACTGTGGAATCGGGCTTCAAATTGTTCTTGCCCATAAGAAAATTGTCCTTGAATACTCCAATACTCTTCTGGCACAAAAGATTGAATTTCTTTTTCTCGGTCTGTTATTAATTTGACAGCGACAGATTGAACACGTCCTGCGCTTAGTCCTTTTTTTACTTTCTTCCATAATAACGGTGAAATGTTATAACCCACTAGTCGGTCAAGAATACGTCTTGCTTGTTGTGCATCAACGAGATCCATATTAATCGGTCTCGGCTGTTTAAAAGCATCTTTAATAGCATTTTTCGTAATCTCATTAAAAACAACACGACAGTCTGAGTGCTCATCAATATTAAGACTATGGGCTAAATGCCACGCAATTGCTTCCCCTTCACGATCCGGGTCAGCCGCAAGATAAATGCGCTTCGCTTTTTTTGCTGCAGTCTTTAATTCTTTTAACACTGGTCCTTTACCACGTATTGTAATATACCGAGGCTCATAATTTTCTTCTACACTAACGCCCATTTGGCTTTTAGGCAAATCTCTCACGTGACCCATAGAAGCTTTAACGACATACTTCTTACCTAAATACTTACCAATGGTTTTGGCTTTAGCGGGAGATTCCACGATTACTAAATAATCGGACATGTAAAGCAGCTCCCTCATCTTAGTTTCTCTATTTATGAATTAAATCTTCCTCATTATTAAACAGACTTTCCCCGTTTGTCAAACCGAACTTCACTTAATTAGGAAAATCGCTTTCGTTCGATGGAATTCGACATAAAGTTTGGCATGTATTCAAATAAAGCATTTTCATTGTATAGACAGTAAGCCCCCTGACTAATTAGCCAGTTCGTTCCTTCTGATTCTGGCGCAAAAATAGAACCCGGCACCGCAAATACTTCTCGACCTTGCTCCAGAGCTAGGTCAGCTGTAATAAGGGAACCGCTTTTTCGCTTTGCTTCTATAATAATAGTGGCATAGGACAAGCCACTAATGATTCGGTTTCGTGTTGGAAAGTGCCATTTTTGTGGCTTCACGTGGGGAGGGTATTCACTTACAACGAGCAATGATTGTGCAGAGGTATTTTGTAAAAATGTTTGATTTTCAGGTGGGTAGGGATGGGAAAAACCTGCAGCGGTAACTGCAATGGTACAGCCGCCTGTCTTGATGGCACTTTGGTGAGCTTCTGTATCTACTCCTCTAGCAAGACCACTTACAATCGCACTATTTGTTTCTACTAAGACAGTCGACAGTTTTTTGACTACTTGTTTACCGTAAAGCGTTGGAGTACGAGAACCAACAACGGCCACTTTTTTCATCGTTAATAGCTGTAGATTCCCTTTACAGTATAACAAAATAGGAGGATCATAAATGTGTGCGAGAAGAGAAGGATAATGTGGATCATTAATTGTAAGTGGATAGATATTGTGATGATGCAACATAGTGAGGTACTCGAAGGGATCAGATCGGTTAAGCCATTGCACGAGCTTTGTAGCAGCTAACTCGCTTATTAAAAGATTTTTCTTTATTTCATTTACCGAGGCGTTGTAAATGTTTTGAATGGTCGGATCCCATGCTACTAAACGCTTCCATACGTTTGTTTGGGAATAAAGAATGGCATGTACATGAACGATGCGAGCACAGCGATGATCGATGGCACTCAGTCCTTTCTAGAAATTTAGAGAAAACTCCTTGCATGTCTGCAAGGAGTTTCTTACCCTTTTAATGGGTAACACTTTTGTCGTAAATGTCATTTGCTTTCAAAGATTCAATGAGTGTTTCACCCATAACAGATGGAGTTGCGGCAACGCGAATTCCACACGCTTCCATTGTTTTAATCTTTTCTTCCGCTGTTCCTTTACCGCCAGAGATAATCGCACCAGCATGGCCCATACGTTTTCCTGGAGGAGCCGTTTGGCCACCAATAAAGCCAACAACAGGTTTCGTCATATTTGCTTTCACCCATTCAGCCGCTTCTTCTTCAGCTGTTCCACCAATTTCACCAATCATAATAACCGCATACGTATCAGGGTCATCGTTGAAGAGTGATAACACATCAATAAAGTCCGTTCCGTTTACCGGATCTCCACCAATACCAACAGCAGAAGACTGACCAATACCAGCTGTTGAAAGTTGGTGAACCGCTTCATACGTAAGTGTTCCTGAACGAGACACAACACCAATATGGCCTTTTTTATGAATATAGCCTGGCATAATACCAATTTTACATTCATCTGGCGTAATGACACCAGGACAGTTTGGACCAATTAATCTCGTTTTCTTCCCTTTCATATAGCGCTTTACATTGACCATATCAAGCACTGGAATACCTTCTGTAATACAGATTGCTAGATCAAGCTCAGCATCTGTTGCTTCCATAATGGCATCCGCTGCAAATGCAGGTGGTACGTAAATAACGGTCGCATTCGCACCAGTCGCTTTTACCGCTTCTTCAACTGTATTAAAAACCGGAACCCCTTCAATTTCAGTGCCGCCTTTACCAGGAGTAACACCACCAACTACATTCGTACCATACTCAAGCGCTTGCTTCGTATGAAACAAACCAGTAGCGCCAGTAATACCTTGAACAATCACTTTCGTATCTTTATTAATTAAGATGCTCATTTGTCTAGCTCCACCCTTCTATTTCACTAAAGCTACAATTTTTTGTGCGCCATCGGCCATTGAATCAGCAGCTGTAATATTTAAGCCTGACTCTTTTAATAGTTGTTTTCCAAGCTCCACGTTCGTACCTTCTAAACGAACAACTAATGGAATCTCAAGTCCAACTTCTTTCGTAGCTGTAATGACGCCTTCAGCGATAATGTCACATTTCATAATTCCTCCGAAAATGTTCACAAAAATACCTTTTACATTTTCATCAGATAAAATGAGCTTAAATGCTTCAGTTACTTTTTCCGCTGTCGCACCGCCCCCAACGTCAAGGAAGTTCGCGGGATCACCATTGTAATGCTTAATGATATCCATTGTAGCCATAGCGAGACCAGCTCCATTAACCATGCAGCCGATATTTCCATCTAATGCAATATAATTTAAGTCATGTTTAGAAGCTTCAATCTCTTTTACATCTTCTTCTTCTAAATCACGTAATTCGACAATATCTTTATGACGATAAAGCGCATTGGAATCAAAATTGAATTTCGCATCAAGCGCCATTACTTTGCCATCTCCTGTTGTAACTAGAGGGTTAATTTCAGCAATGGATGCGTCTTTATCAACAAACACTTTGTATAGACCCATCATAAATTTAACCGCTTGACCAACAAGCTCTTTCGGTATGTTTATGTTAAATGCAACACGTCTTGCTTGAAATCCTTGTAAGCCGACAGCTGGATCAATCACTTCTTTAAAGATTTTTTCAGGTGTTGCTTCCGCTACCTCTTCAATCTCTGTTCCACCTTCTTCAGATGCCATAAGGACAACGCTTGATGTTGCACGGTCGACTACGAGTCCAATATAGTACTCATTTTTGATGTCGCAACCTTCTTCAACGAGTAAGCGCTTTACTTCTTTACCTGCTGGCCCAGTTTGGTGTGTAACAAGTGTTTTACCAAGAATCTCATCCGCATATGTACGAACGTCTTCCAAATTTTTTGCGACTTTAACGCCACCTGCTTTTCCACGTCCGCCTGCATGAATTTGCGCTTTTACGACAGACACAGAAGAACCAAGTTCCTTTGCCGCTTCTACTGCTTCGTCAACAGAGAATGCTACTTTACCGTTTGGAACGGCAACTCCGTAAGAACGAAGAATTTCTTTACCCTGATACTCATGGATATTCATTCTCTCTCCAGCCTCCTGTTATATCATACACTCGACTCTCGTGTACGAGAATTTTCGTTACTAAGACGAAATCCTTTTTTATTTTAGCATTTTTTTTCATGCTTGTGGAGGGGTAAACGCTATCATTCCGACAATTTCATTTCTTTTCTTTATTATTTTTCTTTTTTTCGGTTTTTTTCTTGTCTTTGTCACCTTTTTCAAACAATTCCTTAAATCCCTTTGCCTGCTGCTCTTGCTGAACCTGAGGAAACATTTGGCCAAATTCCCCTGAAAATTCTTCTTCATGATTCCGTTTGTTCGACATACACACGCCTCCATTTTTCTTTTTAATATGGTCAAAATGAAGGCTTTTATGTACGTTGAACTAAATTCGAAAGTCCAATGACATTTTTTGAGTCATTTGCTGTTGCTTTAAAGCGACGTATGCAAACATACTCTTTTTAAAGTGATCTGTCGACGTATCCCAATGATGGTTTTTCAAACACGTATAGGCGGCTTGAACAGTCGTTAATGATGGTTGAGTACGGAGCGCACCACCCTTTATCATGTCTGCACACTCTGGGAATTGATTTAGTTGTTGAGCAATCGTTTCCGGTGTTAACGCTTGCTGTTGGATCGTATGAATCCATAAAACGTGTTCATCTGTTAGAGACAAATTCCACTCCTTCACACATTGATTAACAATCGTTTTAAAGCTGGTTGAGGTCATGTTCAACTGTTTTTTTAAGGTGAATAGGTCGCGAATAAGGCTATGACTAATGGGACTTTGGCTAGTGTAATACACGTTTAATAACCACTCGTTTATACAGAAATATGCTGCTACAGCGGCTATCGTTGGCTTTGTTTGAAGAAGACGCAGCGTCAGAGCTGGGGCAGGCTTTGTTAGTTGAAACCAATAGCTTTTTCCTACTACTAACTCTGCATCCGTATAGGCAATGAGCTGTTGATTCTGAATGCGAATTCTCGCTCTCTTTTTTTGTGGGTAAAGGGCAACGATTGCTCCAAAAACGAGTTGATTTGTTTTCCACACGATTGCCATCTATTGATCCTTCGGGTGAATACGCGACTTTCCCCGCTCAAGCACAGGTCTAAACGTACGACGATGTTCCCTTGTCATGCCGTACATTTCTAATGCGTCTAGATGCTGTTTCGTCCCGTAACCAGCATGTTGCTCAAATCCATACTCTGGATAAACGTGGGCTAGTTGTTCCATGTAGTCATCGCGCCATACTTTAGCGAGTACCGAACCCGCTGCAATGGATATACTTTTTGAATCACCCTTAATGAGGGAACGTTGGGAAGTGTCTATTGGAAGCTCAATCGCATCAAGTAATAAATAATCTGCTCCAACACGTAATTGTTGAATCGCTTGCACCATCGCTCGTTTTGTTGCAATCAAGATATTTGTTTCATCAATCTCTTTAGCAGACATGCTTACAATTTGATAATCCACCGCGTGCTCTTTTATGTATGCTGCATACTGCTCAC from Shouchella hunanensis includes these protein-coding regions:
- the topA gene encoding type I DNA topoisomerase; amino-acid sequence: MSDYLVIVESPAKAKTIGKYLGKKYVVKASMGHVRDLPKSQMGVSVEENYEPRYITIRGKGPVLKELKTAAKKAKRIYLAADPDREGEAIAWHLAHSLNIDEHSDCRVVFNEITKNAIKDAFKQPRPINMDLVDAQQARRILDRLVGYNISPLLWKKVKKGLSAGRVQSVAVKLITDREKEIQSFVPEEYWSIQGQFSYGQEQFEARFHSINGNKETLSTEEDVNHVLGTLSGANFRIAEVKKRERKRNPVAPFTTSSLQQEAARKLNFRAKKTMLIAQQLYEGIDLGKQGTVGLITYMRTDSTRISDTAKQETFEYIQKNYGEEYTKKEVQKQKQDKKTQDAHEAIRPTSVMYEPKQMKEYLSRDQLRLYRLVWERLVASEMAPAVMDTMTVDLENNGVIFRANGSKLKFPGFMKVYIEGNDDNKKEEDRLLPDLQESEIVEKQELNPNQHFTQPPPRYTEARLVKTLEELGIGRPSTYAPTLDTIQRRGYVALDEKRFVPTELGEIVLDLIVEFFPEILDVEFTAKMEEDLDSIEDGRDNWIEIIDQFYKSFEKRLEVAEEEMEEVEIKDEPAGEDCEKCGHEMVYKMGRYGKFMACSNFPDCRNTKAIVKDIGVKCPTCKEGNIVERKSKKRRIFYGCDRYPECEFVSWDKPIARPCPKCENLLVEKKSKKGVFVACTSCDYEEEKQ
- the dprA gene encoding DNA-processing protein DprA, whose product is MLHHHNIYPLTINDPHYPSLLAHIYDPPILLYCKGNLQLLTMKKVAVVGSRTPTLYGKQVVKKLSTVLVETNSAIVSGLARGVDTEAHQSAIKTGGCTIAVTAAGFSHPYPPENQTFLQNTSAQSLLVVSEYPPHVKPQKWHFPTRNRIISGLSYATIIIEAKRKSGSLITADLALEQGREVFAVPGSIFAPESEGTNWLISQGAYCLYNENALFEYMPNFMSNSIERKRFS
- the sucD gene encoding succinate--CoA ligase subunit alpha; translated protein: MSILINKDTKVIVQGITGATGLFHTKQALEYGTNVVGGVTPGKGGTEIEGVPVFNTVEEAVKATGANATVIYVPPAFAADAIMEATDAELDLAICITEGIPVLDMVNVKRYMKGKKTRLIGPNCPGVITPDECKIGIMPGYIHKKGHIGVVSRSGTLTYEAVHQLSTAGIGQSSAVGIGGDPVNGTDFIDVLSLFNDDPDTYAVIMIGEIGGTAEEEAAEWVKANMTKPVVGFIGGQTAPPGKRMGHAGAIISGGKGTAEEKIKTMEACGIRVAATPSVMGETLIESLKANDIYDKSVTH
- the sucC gene encoding ADP-forming succinate--CoA ligase subunit beta, which translates into the protein MNIHEYQGKEILRSYGVAVPNGKVAFSVDEAVEAAKELGSSVSVVKAQIHAGGRGKAGGVKVAKNLEDVRTYADEILGKTLVTHQTGPAGKEVKRLLVEEGCDIKNEYYIGLVVDRATSSVVLMASEEGGTEIEEVAEATPEKIFKEVIDPAVGLQGFQARRVAFNINIPKELVGQAVKFMMGLYKVFVDKDASIAEINPLVTTGDGKVMALDAKFNFDSNALYRHKDIVELRDLEEEDVKEIEASKHDLNYIALDGNIGCMVNGAGLAMATMDIIKHYNGDPANFLDVGGGATAEKVTEAFKLILSDENVKGIFVNIFGGIMKCDIIAEGVITATKEVGLEIPLVVRLEGTNVELGKQLLKESGLNITAADSMADGAQKIVALVK
- a CDS encoding ribonuclease HII; protein product: MISITTIKSQLANNELTTEQVNGLREDHRKGVQALLKRYDAAQMRMASIEQMHQEMSIYELELRQQGYQAICGVDEVGRGPLAGPVTAAAVILPTDFKLLGLTDSKKLSKENREQYAAYIKEHAVDYQIVSMSAKEIDETNILIATKRAMVQAIQQLRVGADYLLLDAIELPIDTSQRSLIKGDSKSISIAAGSVLAKVWRDDYMEQLAHVYPEYGFEQHAGYGTKQHLDALEMYGMTREHRRTFRPVLERGKSRIHPKDQ